The following is a genomic window from Rhodothermales bacterium.
GGACTGAGGATCCAGTTGGACGAGCTCAGACGTCTCGAGCGCCACGAGGGCGCTTTCGAGGCGGATATCGTTGCCGCCGAGCACGTTATAGGCGCCGCTCACCAGCCGGCCGGCGCCTAGCATCCGACCCATGCGCGGCGCCGTGGCCGCGTCCATGTACTGGGATTGAGAGAGCTCGAGTTCGTCCAGTAGCGCCTGGAGACGGATACGCTCCACCACACGCAGCGCGTTCACGCGGGCCAGATCCACCGACATCATCTCTGCCAGACCCCGCGCCAGCGGTTGATACCGGGCGTCGGAGCCCTGATACACCAGCGGAAAAACGGCCACGATGCGCGGCGAGGCGGCGGAATCCGCGATCGAGGCCTCGACGGAGGCGAGCTGCGTCATCTCGTCGCGCAGCATCCGGCGGGAGAGCCAGGCGTAGCGGCCCTGCATGAGCCGGCGGTACGGCGACTCCCGCGATACCTCGGTGTATTTCTCATAAAGCCGGATCGCCGTGTCCCGACGCGCCAGCGTCTCATTCGCCATGCCGAGGTGGAATAACGTCTTGGGATCGTTCGCCTGACGGGCGTAGGCCTGCTCGAGGTAGGCGTTGGCCTCGGTATACTGGCGGGCTTTGAGGTAAATGACCCCCAGATCCCTCAGCGCCTCGGCGTCGGCGGCATTGACGGCAAGCCGGCGCTGCAGCGCGTCTATATCGCGTTCATAGTCCGACAACTCGCCGACAAAGACCGACGGAGCGCAGCCCCACGCCAGGAGGACAAGCGTCGCGGGGACGAGGAGCCGCGTCACGAAGTTTCGCATGATGAAACAGGAACAGATAAGAGGGGAAGCTGAGGAGCAAAACATACAACAGCCGATCCATGCGGCCTTACGGCGCCAGCCAACATACGGCGCGCCACGGGATACTTTCTCCCACAGTCGTTCCTTCCCACTCTGTTTTCAGAAGAACCCGCACAGTGGTTCGGTGCGCCGGCCGGGGAGGGCCTTACAGGCGGGCCCGGGCCTAACCCTATTTTACGTGTAGTCCCTTCCACTTACTTCCCGATCCAAAGGGCACGTTGCAGGTCGGGGAAGCGGTTACGCGTCTCGGACGCCACGATCCTCCACGCCATCGAGGGAATCTTCATTTACACATGCGAAGGCAAAGGACGATGCTTTTCACGAATCCGACCACCGAAACCGGGCCTTTTTGTTCCACCCACTTTCCGGTTCGTCTCCCATTGGGTTACGCACGAACGTCGCTTTGCCGCTGCACATTGAACAGGGTTTGAAGAGTGTGCGGCCGCTTCCGTTTGTCGTCAACAAGAT
Proteins encoded in this region:
- a CDS encoding CsgG/HfaB family protein, translated to MRNFVTRLLVPATLVLLAWGCAPSVFVGELSDYERDIDALQRRLAVNAADAEALRDLGVIYLKARQYTEANAYLEQAYARQANDPKTLFHLGMANETLARRDTAIRLYEKYTEVSRESPYRRLMQGRYAWLSRRMLRDEMTQLASVEASIADSAASPRIVAVFPLVYQGSDARYQPLARGLAEMMSVDLARVNALRVVERIRLQALLDELELSQSQYMDAATAPRMGRMLGAGRLVSGAYNVLGGNDIRLESALVALETSELVQLDPQSEALRNLFLAQKAVVFDLIGRLGIELTAEERQQIEFIPTQNLQAFLAFSRGLLEEDGDNFGQAAASYGEASTLDPAFSQAVVKAEEAGAMADADLEIEGFIAESADADATGEASLDLMALRLTLLNAIIGNGFFPGDDSREPGPDAGGSGINLPDPPRPPGN